TTTCTTGTCATTGAGTCCATAATTTATCACATAGCTGTAGCCATACTTCCATTTTATTGTTATGCAGTTTTCCGGATAAGATAAATTCAGCTTTTTATCTCCTGATGATTTGATTGTTTTAATGTCACCCGTTTCAGTGGATGTTATTGTGTAGTAGTTCAACACATCATGTTTATTCAGACTGAAACATAAATTGTCGCCATTAATAAATACGGATCTGGGGTGAGGGGCTCTGGGTCCACCCGGGCAGCCGGTTAACATTAATGAAAGTGTTATAATAATGATATTTTTCATCCGGGGAAGCCTTTCAGAACTGATTTATATCTTTTAATCAGTGAAGAAGTAGACTCTTCACGATTATAATCCAGATACTCATGCAGGTAATTGTTATCGCTGAAACCATAGTTGAGAAGTAGACAGTAATCACTAACAATGCTGGCCTGCTGTTCTAAACCATAGTGAAAAAGATCTGCTTTTTCTAAATGGTAACTATAATCAGCAAAACGAGAGAATAACCCTCTGGTTCTGACGAACATTCCCTTCTGTGATTGCCAGACATGCATCATTTCATGCATGAATCGGTGTTTTTTTACTAATTGTTGTTCTAACGAGAAATCGGGAGAATAAGTTCCTTCTCTGTACCACATTTCACCGTTAGGGCTCATGGCGATATCAACAGGCATTAAATTGAAGGGCAGATAGCTTTCTCTGTGCACCCACACCTTGCTGTAACGAATGCTGTCACCGTACAGCGTTCTCGCCAGAGCGATTTCACCTATCGTAAGCTGCCTGACTCCGCCGGGCATAATAGGGGTGCCTGATGTCGGTTTAATGCGTTCATTGACTGGCATTCAATAACCCCTCGGTCCGTGATGGTATCGAGCGGTTATCCTACTCCTGAACAGAATCCGTCTGGAAAGAAAATTGTCTGTGAAAGCTCTTTAAGTCAAATGAGAAGTGCTGATGGAATGAGAGAGGCCTTTCGCCAGTTTGGCGCTAAACCGAAGCGTACCCCCTGCTCGGCAGAGGCGCTGCGCAAACGGGTGCTGCGCGACGGCAGCATGGCGGCGCTGGAGTCCCCGGAAGCGGGGGAGGTGGTGTGGTGCGACGACGCGGGCGTCCCCTGCCGCCGCTGGAACTGGCGGCAGGGGATCCGTACCCGCCTGTGCGCCGAAGATGCGCAGATGTGGTTTATTCTGGAAAGCCTGCCGGCGATGCCGCTGGAAGAGTTACACGCGGCAGGAAAAATGCTCACCGATGGCCTGACGGAGATGATGCCGGGAGCAGAGTTCAGCAGCACGCTGATAAACGGTTGAGCAGCACGTGGTTTGAAGGGATTTTGAATGAGAGGCGAGCCCATCAGTTCATCTTCAGCACAGGCTATCTGCTCTCTGGAAGAGGGTGGTATTACGCGACAAAATGTTGCTTGATGCACTTAAATGTCGTAATCTCTCGTAACCGTATGTGAGCAAAGGTGCGGATGGTTGCATCGCTTAGCCTGGTTTACTGAATCTCCTGCAATGTTCATATCTGATTCGTTCCAGGCCAAGCCGCTTCCCCCCAGGTTACCTCATTATACTTTTCGAACGCACTTGCTGTTCATGTTGTTAGTAAGAGCTACTGGAGTAAAAATTATGGCCATCAGCGTCCGTCTTGATGAAGACTTCGTGAGCGATGTAAAAGTTCATGCCGAGGCCGCGAGCCGAAGCATCCCTAAACAGATTGAATACTGGGCAAAAATAGGGCGCATTGCTGAAGATAACCCTGACCTGCCGTTTAGCTTTATCTGGGAGATTTTGCTCGCTCAAAGTGAGGTCGAAAACAATAAGGTAAAGAAATATGTGCGCAGAACAAAGAAAGTCACAGATTGATGTGTACGAAACCAATCGCTTCACGAAAAGCCTGGAGCGATTTGATCAGGATTCGTTGATGCTGATTGAAGATGAAATAGAAAAAATCATCGAAAACCCGACGGTAGGAGAGCAAAAGAAAGGCGACCTCTCCTACCTGCGGGTACACAAATTTTCAGTAAACAGCCAGCAGATGTTGTTGGGCTATAGCTGGGTGGAAAGCAAGATAGAACTCTATTTGCTAAGTTTAGGTTCTCACGAAAACTTTTACGATGTTCTGAAGAGAAGCCGTAAAGCAGACCTTAAACTTATCAAATCAAGTTGATGGCTGGCAATCTTACAGCCTTTTAGATGTATCCCCTTCAGGCCGTATCCGGGACGACCCGGATAGCTTGCGGCCGTACCCGAGGACGACCTTGTCTGACAGAGGGAACCCAAATGGCCTGGATTATGCTTTTGGCGGAGGAATTGCTGGAAGTGGTATGGGCATTCGCCATGAAGTTGTTTAACGTTTTTACCCGCCGTTGTACGCCACCATTACGCTAGTGGCAATGGAACTGAAGTATTGAGATGTCAGGTGATGAGAGCGTTATGGCATCCCAAACAACTTCGTTACCGGCGTCGTGCCAGCTGGTGATCAACACTTACACTCTCGCTTATTCAGGGTGAAATCTATATTTATATTGTACTTTTAGCCAAAAGCACTGATGTGTGACCTGTTATTATAATAGTTTTCAGATAATGTGACGCTGATTAAATTTTGAGATTAATTATTGATTAGGTGGTGTTTAATTACCCTTGTTATCTTAGAGTGCTGATTAGGAATATAATTCTATTTTTTTAATTGGTTTTTTTAGGAGATTACATTGGAAGCCGGTCATGGTAAAAATTCTCAACACACCTGATAAGGTATACAAAACGTTCAGCCTGTCCCGCCTGATAGTTATTGCCTTATCAGTACTGATAGCCGGTGTCGTTTTGAACGGGGTACAGGTTCTGTCAGGGTGGTATGCCGCTCCCGCTGAGTTGTCAAAGTTCGTGGTGACCGTTGCCACTATGCTGGGGATTACCCGGTGTCTTGACTGGCTTCTCAGTCTGCTAATGAAGTTATTGCGGAGTGACTTCTGAAAATGACCCTGACCAATTTTTAGGGGCTGTATAATTGTCTGGTTGACTCACTTCAGTGTTTCAGCCAGTTTACCGCCATCTCCGGCGACACGGCAGGCTGACAGGAAACCAGACGCCGGGTAGTGGAGGGGGGTGTATTTTTATCATTGATAATCCTCATCGCTGACGACATACGCATCGCCGTTTGTGAACTCAAACGTAATTTGTAGATTGAAGCGAGCGATACAGGTGACGATCATCCTCCTGCACTCAATCCCGAAACCCAGCCCTGCCCGCAGCAGTCACCAATGACATAAAATGCATGACACAGGTAGTCAGGGGAGAAGACTACAACAAAATTCGCAGTAACTTATCTCCGAAACAGACCTGAAGTTGATGTAATCACAATGAGTGATTATCATTTTAGTTATCCATTAAAATTATTTCATTATATGTATGAAGTGAAGCCTATCAGGACATCGCTGAGCAGCTCTCTTTGTTCATTTTTCGGATTTATTCAGTTGGCCGACTCTCTGTTTTTCTCAATCTGCATACCCCGAATGTAAGATAATTCCTATATAAATCAGATCACATTCTATCAATTTGCATATTGATTATGTTGTTCTGCTCACTATATAGTCACCAGTGTACACGTAAAAAAAGTGTGCTTAATACTTGCTTCTAACACCATTTTTAAAGGAATAAACATGAATATTTCTTCTTATAGTGAGATTAGAGAAGCACATGTAAATGTTTGATCTGACCTCAATGGGGGGCATATAAGTAAGAAAATGGGAAGCCTGCCGTCGACCCGCGCGCTCGGGTTTACAGCGAAGGGCGGTAGCGTGTCTGTCACTGACTTCCGGCAGCAAAACATAAGGACATCATCATGAGCAGCAACCCGGTCTCTTTTTTCAGCCACAGCCACCATCTGCTGGCGGTGCGCGGCTGCGACGCGCAGCCCGACGTGCTGGCGTTTAGCGGCGAAGAGCGCCTGAGCGAGCCGTTCCGCTGGCGCATTGAGTTCACCAGCGCCGACCCCGCCATCACCCGCGAGGCGATGCTGATGCAACCCGCCTCGCTGACCTTACAGGCTCCGCCGGACCAGGGCCGGGGCATAAAGGTGCAGCAGCCGGTGCGCGTGGTGCAGGGCGTGGTCACCGGTTTCGAACGTTTCGGCACCTCCGCCGACCAGACCCACTACGCCGTCACCCTGCAGCCGCGGCTCGCCCTGCTGTCGCGCAGCCGCCAGAACGCCATTTACCAGCAGATGTCGGTGCCGCAGATCGTGGAGAAAATCCTGCGCGAGCGCCACGGAATGCGCGGCCAGGACTTTGTCTTCACCCTCAACAACGCCTACCCGCCGCGCGAGCAGGTGATGCAGTACGGCGAGGATGACCTGACGTTTATCACCCGCCTGCTGGGGGAGGTCGGCATCTGGTTCCGCTTCACCCCCGACGCCCGCCTGCACATTGACGTGGTGGCGTTTTACGACGGTAAGCAGGGCCACGTTAAAGGGCTGACGCTGCCCGCCGTACCGCCCTCCGGCATGCACGATGCCGCCACGGATTGCGCGTGGGGCTTCGCCAGCCGCTTTGCGGTGGTGGAGAAAAGCGTCAGCGGGCGCGACTATAACTACCGCAACGCTCTGGAAGATATGAACGTGCAGGCGGACGTCACCGGCGGCGACGACACCACCTACGGCGAGTCTTACCACTGGGCCGACAACTGGCTGACGCCGGGCGACGGCTACAGCCCCCATCCGGAACCCGAGAGCGGCGCGTTCCACGCCCGCCTGCGCCACGAGCGCTACCTGAACGGCCAGGCGCGGGTCTCCGCGCTCACCACCTGCCCGCAGCTGACCTGCGGCTGCGAGCTGACGGTCAGCGGCGGTGAGGAGGTCAGCGGGGCGTTCCGCAGCGGCGTGCTGGTCACCGCCATCACCTGTACCGCCCGGCGCGACCGCAGCTTTGAAACCGCCTTTGAGGGCATCCCGCTCGGCAACCGCTACGGCTTCCGCCCTGAACCGCCCCCGCACCCGGTGATGGCGGGCACGTTACCGGCGCGCGTTACCAGCACCACGGTGAACGACACCTACGGCCACATTGACCGCGACGGGCGCTACCGCGTGAATATGCTGTTTGACCGCGCGGGCTGGGAAACCGGCTTTGAAAGCCTGTGGGTGCGCCAGGCGCGGCCCTACGCGGGCGACACCTACGGCCTGCACCTGCCGCTGCTGGCGGGCACCGAGGTGGCGATAGCCTTTGAGCACGGCAACCCGGACCGGCCGTATATTGCCGGGGTGCTGCACGACTCGGCGCACGGCGACCACGTCACCATCCGCAACTACAGGCGCAACGTGCTGCGCACGCCGAAGAACAACAAACTGCGCCTCGACGACACGGCGGGCCAGGAGCATATCAAGCTCAGCACCGAGTACGGCGGCAAAAGCCAGCTGAACCTCGGGCATATGGTGGACAGCGAAAAGCAGAAGCGCGGTGAAGGCTTTGAGCTGCGCAGCGACAGCTGGGGCACGCTGCGGGCGGAGAAAGGACTGTTTATCACCGCCGACGGCCAGCCGAAGGCGCAGGGTGAGCAGCGGGAGATGCAGGCGGCGATTAGCCTGCTGAAGGGCGCGCAGGCACAGATGCAGGGGATATCCGATGATGCGCAGGCCGCCAGCGGCAGTCCGGCCAGCCTGCAGGCGCAGATAGCGCTGCTGGAGCAGCGTCTGAATGAACTGAAGCAGTCGGTTATCCTGATGAGCGCCCCGGACGGCATGGCGCTGGTGAGCGGGAACAGTCTGCAGCTGACGGCGGACGAAAACCTGACGGCCACCGCCGGAAAGCACGCGGACATCAGCGTGGTGAAAAACCTGTTTATCGGGGTGGGCCAGGCGCTGAGCGTGTTCGTCAGGAAGATGGGGATCAGGCTCACCGCCAACCAGGGTCCGGTACAGATACAGGCGCAGAACGACCTGCTGGCGCTGCTGGCGCGCAAAGAGATCGGCATTATCAGTACGGAAGATGAAATAAAAATCATCGCGAAAAAGAGAATCACGCTGAACGGCGGCGGAAGCTACATCACGATTGACGCCAACGCCATCGAGTCCGCCACGCTCGGGGATCACCGCGTCCGGGCGGGGCACTATGAGCGGCAGCAGAGGCACAGTGTAAATGAGCCGCTGCACGAACTGCCTGAGAAAGCGAAAGATCCCTCTCTGAAATTCTTCGTTTCATAACAAAGGAGTGTACCCATGTTAATCAGCCCGCCATTTTTGCGCATAAAAAGTGATTCAGAAACGGATGAAGCGTGGATTGAGCGCATGATGCCGGTCGATCCCCGGCGCGGCTATCCGCTGAACGCGCACCGCTCCTGGCATGGCGGTATCCATCTCCGGCATGCGGATTCGGGAAGCCGGCCTGAGATGCTGCGCGCGATTGCCGACGGCCGGATCGTCTCATTCCGCCATTCTGATATCGCAAAACGCCAGCATCCGCCCCTGAATTACAACGGCAAAACCGACAACGGCTACGTGCTGATCAGGCACGTGGCCGAAACCGGCAGCCAGCCGGAGGATAAAATCACCTGGTACTCTCTGTATATGCATATCAAGGATCTTGCTCCGTCGGTGGCCGCCGGCCAGCGGGTGAAACGCAAATCCCCGCTGGGCACGGTGGGCATGGTGGATGACAGGAGTGGCGTGCACTTCCAGATATTCTGCGACGACGGGAACATTGCCCGGATAACCGGGCGCACAACTCCGGAGCTGGATCTGAGCAAAAATGGCCGCACCACCGCCTGTTACGGCGATATGCACTTTTACATTCCGGCCGGAACGCCGGTTTACGGCGCGGTGCCGGGGCAAAGCAGCGATGAACCGTTGAGGACGACAGCGGCTGATTTGTTCGTCTCAATGACCCTGGGCGGCGGCCACTGCATCATGAAAACCCGCAGGCAGAACGTTATCGACCCGCTTCAGTACGACGAGGTGGGCGACGCGCTGACCGACGCAGACGGGGCGGAATATGAATACGGCCTGTACAAAAATGCGCTCAAGCTTTATCCCGGCAGCCCGAGCGCCGGTTATGAGCTGCTGCGCTTTGGCCGGGTGATCAACACCCGGTATGAAACGCTGTCTCCGGCGGATGCGCCGCTGTGGCGAACCATCAATACGCCGGAGGGAAAAGGCATCGTCAACCTGGCGGCGGAAAGCATAAAGAAATACAGCGATGCGGATTTTCCGCACTGGGCGGGCTGGAGACTGGTGGATGATGACGAGGACAGCAACAGCCAGTGCAGTTCGCCGACGATACTGGGTTCCGGCCGTATGGATCTGAGCCGCACGATCTGCCATTTCCCGCTGGAGTGGGACACCGACACGGTGGAAAGCCGCTACGGCTGGCTGAAGCAGCCCAACGCCGTGCTGGAAGAGCCGATGAGCCGGCAGGACTGGGGCTCACTGGTGGCGCTGGCGAAAGCACTGGCGCTGGAGAACTGCGCAGAGATACCAACGGGCCGGGTCTGGCATTTTGACCCGAGGCGGTTTATCGCACATTTCAGGAAATGTGGATGGCTGGAGTGTGAGGTGATTGAGAGAATAATGACGTCGACTACAAGTGTCAGGCGCGAAGATGAAATCAAAAAAATAAAAAATAAGTCGGAAGAATATCTTTTTTCAATAAATGTAGTCATGAGAAAGTACAACATTACCGGCTTCAACAGAGCAAGCCATTTCCTGGGGCAGGGGGCTGTCGAGTCAGGTTATTTATGCTCTATGCAGGAAAACAGTCAGATACAGCTTACAGAAAATGGGAGGCACTTTGGTGGAGATACCATAGATGACTCTAAAAAAAATGAATCAAATGAACTCGGTCACTGGTATGGTGCGATAGCTTCCGAAATGGATGTCTATTTCTCTGGTGATAAATATAATCGAAGCGGGGGTTTTATAGCCAGTTCCTACAGCTGGCGCAATGGTAACTGCGGAGATGTGGATGCGCAGAAGTTTCGCGGGCGTGGGTTTAAAATGCTTACCGGGCTGGATACCTACTCCAGCTACTGGGTATACCGGGGATGGTTATCAAAAAGCAGTTTTGATGCCTCATGGTGGACAGATCCTCAGTACCGGAGAAAAAACATTCACGGGATGGTTAAAAGGCCCCCTCAGATAGATGATCCACAAAAAGTGACGGAAAACCCCTATAACTGCATTGATACCGGTGCGTTTTATATCGTGTGCTTCAAAAATAAAACATTAAAAGTGATGGATTCTGATCAAGTTACGTCGCGGGATGATAACGACGTTGTTGATAGTGTTACCAGAGCAATTAATGGAGGTGCCATTGGTATTAAAGACAGGAAAAAAACCACCAAGACTGCTAAGGAGATTCTCAGTGATGAAGTGTAAATCGTTACTTTCCACTCTGCTTTTTATATCCTACTCTGCCAGTGCTAATAATGTCATTCATTATAGTGATTTCATGATGTATATGGATAAAAAAGAACGCTCCATCATCCATGTTGTTAATGATAACGGGAGGGGGGATTTCTTATGTAAAATAAACAACTGGGAAGATAGATTTAATACCGGAGGGTATATAGATATTACCAACGATGAAAAAGGGTTGCTTATCTACCCAACTAATAAATACTTGTCAATCGATGAGCTTATTCGATGTTCTGAAGATGGTATAGAACTTCATAAAATACCGCAGTCTGATGATAAGCTGGATACCATTGTCGATATAAATTTCGATAAAAGACTGGTTCTGTTAGTTGCACTGAATGATGTAAGGGTTTTATCGTATACAGCTATAGTTTCGAACTTTGGCAGTAATAAAAACTTACTATCAGGCCCGGGTTTTTTTAGTGGAAAAAATAGCGATATTCCTTTTGGTGTAGGCGATAACCAGTATGGTGGTAAAATTTCATTAGATGGCAAGTATGTTTCTCCTGTTTATCTCAGTTGTTTTGTAGATTCATTTCCTGGACTCTGGGATATCAGGAAAAACAAAAGGGTAGTCTTTGATGCTTCACTCGGAGACGATGAGATTAAGAATAGATGTCAGAAGCTATTCGACGGTAAAGCCACGCTTGAAGAATTAGGTGGGAAACTTATTCGTCCCAAAAAGTAGCCTGTTTTTTTAAACCGGCGTGATGTGGTGTACCGATCTTTGATGCAGGGGAAATGTCATTTTAATGCTTTAACGTGACAGCAAAAATCTGCTGAACCGCGGTCAGGTGGTGGACAGTGAAAGGCACAAGTGCGGTAAGGGTTTGAGCTGCGCAGCCACAGTCGGGGCGCGATACGTGCAGAGAAGGCGCTGCTGGCGCGCAAAGAGATCGGCATTATCAGCACGGAAGATGAAATAAAAATCATCGCGAGAAAGAGAAACACGCTGAACGGCGGCGGAAGCTACATCAATATCTTTTCCTTGGCAACTACCTTTTCGTAAGAAGGATAAGCCAGTTCTCCCTGAGCAGATAGCTGCCCCTCATGTTGTTATCGTTAACAGCTTTGAGTGATTTTTAGTCAATAAAAAAGAGAGATAAAAATGGAGCTGGCATCTCTTACCATAAAAAAAGCAGCCCTTAACAGGCTGCTTTTTTAAACGTTTTGGTCGGCACGGAGAGATTCGAACTCTCGACCCCCGCCACCCCATGACGGTGCGCTACCAGGCTGCGCTACGTGCCGAAATCTGCCCCTCATATTACTCAACCGTTCTGCGAAATCAAGGGGCTAAATCGTTGACTGGCTTATATTTAGTCAGTCAGTTGGCGATAAAGCGCTTTTCGTCCGTTAACACCTGCAGCAGCAGGGTCAGCTGCGGCTTGTGGTCTTTTAACGGTTCGCCGGCGCGGTTCCACGCCGCATAGCCGCCGTTGTTGTCCAGCAGCAGGGTTTCCTGCGGCGTGGTCACCACCAGCTGGTGGCCGTTGCTGCTGGCCACCCAGTCGTGGCGGCGGCGCGCGGCGAACAGGTCTTCACCCTGGCTGTAGTCGGACACTGCGGTATTCACGTGCAGCAGGCGCTGCATCAGCGTGGCCATAATATCCTGATGCTCGGTCAGCCGGGTGACGGTCTGCGCCGGGGTATCCGGCCAGTGCACCACCAGCGGCACCTGCCGCGTGGCGCGGTTGCCCGGGTTGGCTTCGCCGTCCAGCACCACGCCGTGGCGGGCGGTGATCACCACCACGGTATTGGCCAGCAGGCCCTTCTGCTCCAGGGTGGTCAGCACCGCCTGAATCTGCTGATCGACAGCCGTCGCCCCGCGCGCGTAGCGGCGCTCCTGCTGCTTATCGTTCTCTGCTCCCTCCGGTGTGGAGAAGGAGAGGTAGGAGAACCACGGCGCGCTGTTTTTCGCCTGGCCTTCCAGCCAGTTCTGCCACTGGCGGGTGGTATCCGCATTAGGCTGCGCGCCGCCGGCCGGCAGCGAGAAGTCGGTCAGCAGCGCCTGGCGATACAGCGGCGAGGTAAAGCCGTCGCTGGCAAACAGCCCAAACTGGTAGCCCTGGTGGCCGAGCGCGCTGACCAGCGTTGACGACATGCGCGTCGAGAGCACGCCGTCCATATAGCTGGGGGAGATGCCGTAGAACAAGCCGAACAGCCCGGCGTCATCGTTGCTGCCGGAGCTGAAGTGCTGGCTGAAACGCACGTTGTTTTCGGCAAAGCGCGTCAGGTTCGGCAGCGCGGTGGCCATGGTGGCGTCGTTCAGGCCATCAACGGTGATCAGCAGCAGGTTGTTGCCGCTGCCTTTGTCACTGTAGGTGATTTCGCTGAGCGGGTAGGCCACCGACAGCGCTTCCGGATTACCCTGCTGCACCAGCCGGCGCTGATACTCCTGCGCGTCCAGCAGGCCGTGTTTTTCGAGGAACCGGCGGGCGGTCATCGGGTACGACAGCGGCAGGTTAGAACGCTGCATGGTAATCGGGCGGTAGAAGTTGGCGTCCGCCCAGATATACATCAGGTGGCTGGCAAAGAAGGCGGTGATAAACACCCCGGCCAGCGGCTTGCCGAAGCTGCGGCGGTTGAGGCTGCGCAGCTTCTGCCAGCTCCAGGTGGCAAACAGCATCTCCACCAGGAAGATCACCGGCACGCTGATAAACATCAGCTGCCAGTCGCGCGCCAGCTCGCTCTGGTCGGGGTTGACCACCAGCTCCCACACCACCGGATTAAGGTGCAGGTGGAAGCGCTCAAACACCGCGCTGTCGACCAGCAGCAGCGTCAGGCCGGCGGTGGCAAAAATCGCCGACAGGAAGCGCAGCAGCCGCTGTGACATCACCACAAAGGTCAGCGGGAAGATAACCAGCAGATAGGCGGCAAAGACGATAAAGCTGAAATGGCCGATCCAGCTGGTGAACGCATAGATGCGCCCGGCCAGCGAGGCCGGCCAGTCGGCAACAAACAGATAGCGGCTGCCGAGAATAAAGGCAACGATGATGTTAAACAGGGCGAACCAGTGCCCCCAGCCGATCATCTGGGAGACTTTTTCACGGTAGCGCTGCTGGTTTGTTACCATATCAGGATCAGCGTCGTCTTATCAGTGGGCTTTATCGTCGCGCACCGAGGACTTAAGCGCCTCGGCAAACGAATTGGCCAGGGTTTGGCGTAGCGCAGGCGCAACGCTGGTGTTGATCAGGTTAGTGACCATGTTTCCCAGCACCATCAGGGAAAGATCGGTAGGGGTCTGGTCTTTCTCCAGTACCTGTACCATTTCTGCGAGGAGTTGTTCCACGCGTTCGTCGCTGTAACGGGATGATTGTGGCATAGCGTCAATTTTACTAAGAAGGAAAAGGCGGTATCTTAGCGTAACAGCGGGTTTTTTTCTGCTTTTTTATCGTCAGCGACAGGTAATGTTGTGGTGGTTGATTGTAATCGCGCGGGATGGTTGAATACGCGCCCTTGCCTACAGGAGAGTTTCCCATGAGTGTCGATATCGACCAGATTGCCCTTCATCAGCTGATCAAGCGCGATGAACAGACCCTTGAACTGGTGCTGCGCGACACGCTGCTGCCGTCCACCGCCGCCGTCAGCGAGATGATGGACGAGCTGCACCGGGTCTACAGCGCCAAGAGCAAAGCCTACGGCCTGTTTAATGAAGAGAGCGAGCTGGCCGATGCGCTGCGCAACTGCCGTAAGGGCGAGGACGATTTTCTCGCCTTCAGCCGCGCCGCCAGCGCCCGCCTGCGCGACGAGCTGGGGAAATACCCGTTTGCCGAAGGCGGCGTGGTGCTGTTTGGCCACTACCGCTATCTGGCGGTGGAGTACCTGCTGATTGCGGTGCTGAGCAGCCAGAACAGCATGCGCGTCAACGAAGAGCTGGACATCAGCAGCACCGCTTATCTGGATATCAGCCACGCCGATATCGTGGCGCGCGTCGATCTCACCGAGTGGGAAACCAATCCGCAGTCGACCCGTTATCTGACCTTCCTGCGCGGCCGCGTCGGGCGCAAGGTGGCCGATTTCTTTATGGATTTCCTCGGTGCCAGCGTCGGGCTGGATACCAAAGCGCAGAACCGTGGCCTGCTGCAGGCGGTGGACGACTACTGCGCCGAGGTCAGCCTGGATAAGAACGAGCGGCAGAACTACCGTCAGCAGGTCCACAGCTACTGTAACGAGCAGCTGAAGGCGGGGGAGGAGATTGAACTGCAGGGGCTGTCCGACGAGCTGCCGCCGTGGGGGGAGAAGAGCTTCCAGACCTTTACCGCCGAGCAGGGCTACGAGCTGGAAGAGACCTTCCCGGCCGACCGCAGCACCCTGCGCCAGCTGACCAAATTTGCCGGCAGCGGCGGCGGGCTGACGCTGAACTTTGACGCGATGCTGTTAGGCGAGCGTATCTTCTGGGACCCGGCCACCGATACCCTGACCATCAAAGGCACGCCGCCGAACCTGCGCGACCAGCTGCAGCGCCGCTCCAGCGGTAAATAATCTGCCTTATCCGCTCAGGCCGTGCCGAACAGGTGCGCGGTCTGAGCGGCGCTGAACGGTAAGCCAGTGAGCAGCCGGCAAAAAAAACGCCGCAGAGCGGCGTTTCTTCTACATCAGTTTCGGTCAGGCGATTAAGCGCGAACGAAGTCGATGTGGTGCAGTTTT
This portion of the Erwinia sp. E602 genome encodes:
- the yejM gene encoding LPS biosynthesis-modulating metalloenzyme YejM; amino-acid sequence: MVTNQQRYREKVSQMIGWGHWFALFNIIVAFILGSRYLFVADWPASLAGRIYAFTSWIGHFSFIVFAAYLLVIFPLTFVVMSQRLLRFLSAIFATAGLTLLLVDSAVFERFHLHLNPVVWELVVNPDQSELARDWQLMFISVPVIFLVEMLFATWSWQKLRSLNRRSFGKPLAGVFITAFFASHLMYIWADANFYRPITMQRSNLPLSYPMTARRFLEKHGLLDAQEYQRRLVQQGNPEALSVAYPLSEITYSDKGSGNNLLLITVDGLNDATMATALPNLTRFAENNVRFSQHFSSGSNDDAGLFGLFYGISPSYMDGVLSTRMSSTLVSALGHQGYQFGLFASDGFTSPLYRQALLTDFSLPAGGAQPNADTTRQWQNWLEGQAKNSAPWFSYLSFSTPEGAENDKQQERRYARGATAVDQQIQAVLTTLEQKGLLANTVVVITARHGVVLDGEANPGNRATRQVPLVVHWPDTPAQTVTRLTEHQDIMATLMQRLLHVNTAVSDYSQGEDLFAARRRHDWVASSNGHQLVVTTPQETLLLDNNGGYAAWNRAGEPLKDHKPQLTLLLQVLTDEKRFIAN
- a CDS encoding YejL family protein, yielding MPQSSRYSDERVEQLLAEMVQVLEKDQTPTDLSLMVLGNMVTNLINTSVAPALRQTLANSFAEALKSSVRDDKAH
- the yejK gene encoding nucleoid-associated protein YejK; translated protein: MSVDIDQIALHQLIKRDEQTLELVLRDTLLPSTAAVSEMMDELHRVYSAKSKAYGLFNEESELADALRNCRKGEDDFLAFSRAASARLRDELGKYPFAEGGVVLFGHYRYLAVEYLLIAVLSSQNSMRVNEELDISSTAYLDISHADIVARVDLTEWETNPQSTRYLTFLRGRVGRKVADFFMDFLGASVGLDTKAQNRGLLQAVDDYCAEVSLDKNERQNYRQQVHSYCNEQLKAGEEIELQGLSDELPPWGEKSFQTFTAEQGYELEETFPADRSTLRQLTKFAGSGGGLTLNFDAMLLGERIFWDPATDTLTIKGTPPNLRDQLQRRSSGK